The genomic window TCTCGGTGGTCGTCTTCGCGGCCATCATGTTCCTTCCGGGCTTGCTGCGGTTTATCCGCAGGTAGTTCCTGACAGCGACTCTATGAGAACCGCCCGGGTCAGCGCCACTCACGCCCAGGTTAGGGTGGGCTCACTTCATGGGGTTCGGGCGGTCCGGGCCGGAGACGGGGAGAGGTCGATGTCTGGTCGTGCGTCCGGTGGTGCCGCCGTCCTGCGGCGCACGCTCACCCGCAACCGGGGCCCGCTGATCGCGGGAACCGTGCTGGTGAGTCTCCATCAGTTGGCCGAGACGGCGGTACCGATCACGATCGGTGTCGTCGTCGACCGGGCCGTCGAGACGGGCGACATCACGGCGCTGCTGGTGTGGCTGGCAGTGCTGGCGGCCGTGTTCGCGGTGCTCACGTCGTCGTGGCGGATCGGTGCCCGATTCGTGGTGGCGGCGATCCAGCAGGAGGCGCATCGGCTGCGGGTGCAGGTCGCCGGCCGGATCCTCGACCCGCGTGGGGTACGCACCGAGCTGCGGGCCGGTGAACTGCTGACGGTGTCGACGTCGGACGCGGATCGGGAGGCCTGGATCCTCGACGCCGTTCCCCGCGCGGTGGCCGGGGCCACCGCGCTGGCCGCGTCGGCCGTGGCGCTGCTGTGGATCGACGTGCCGCTGGGGCTCGCGGTCCTGATCGGGACACCCGTCGTACTCGGGGCACTGCATCGGGCCGCGCCGCTGATCACCCGTCGTGCCGCCGACCGGCAGGCGGCCACGGCGCGGGCCGCGGCCACCGCCGCCGACCTGGTGGCGGGCCTGCGTCCGCTCCGCGGGATCGGGGCCGAGGCGACCGCGTCACGCCGGTACCGGGACGTCAGCCGGGACGCGTTCGCCGCGACGGTGCGGGCCGCGAAGTCGAACGCGGTGTTCGCCGGGGTGTCGACGACGGCGAGCGCGCTGCTCGCGGTGGCGGTCGCCGGCCTGGCCGGCTGGTTCGCGCTCGGCGGGCGGATCAGCGTCGGAGAACTCGTCACGGTCGTCGGACTCGCCCAGTTCCTCGTGGAACCACTGGGCATGATCACCCGGGTCCCCGGCCAGTACGCCGATGCGCGGGCGTCGGCGGACCGGTTGGCGGCCGTCCTCGACGCGCCGCCGCAGCTTCCGGATGCGGCCGCGGAACCGTCGGGCGGAATCGACGTCGAGGTGCGGTCCCTCGCGTACCGGTCGCTCACCGGTGTCACGCTGACGGTGGCGCCGGGTGAACTCGTCGGTGTCGTCGCGGATCGGCCCGAGGACGCCGAGGCGCTGGTGGAGGCGCTGTCCGGGCAGGTGCCACCGGACCGGTACGACGGTGACATCCGGGTCGGTGGCGTCGCCCTCGCGGACCTCGGACTCGCGCACACCCGCCGCACGGTGCTCGTCGAACCGCACCACACCGACCTGTTCGCCGGGACGCTCGGCTCCAACGTCACGGCCGGGGCCCCGGGCGCCGACCCGGCGTCGGTGGAGTACGCCCTCGCGGCGTCCGCGGCGGGGGACGTCGTCGACCTGCATCCTGCGGGACTCGACCACACGGTCACCGATCGGGGTGCGAGCCTGTCCGGCGGCCAGCGGCAGCGCGTCGCCCTCGCCCGTGCCCTTGCCGCCCGACCTGCGGTCCTGGTCCTGCACGACCCGACCACCGCGGTCGACGCGGTCACCGAACACGCGATCGCGGCGGGTGTCGCCGACGCACGCCGGGCCGGTGCCCGCGCGCAGTCGACGATCCTCGTCACGAGCAGCCCCGCGCTGCTCGCGGTGACCGATCGGGTGATCGTCCTGCGTGACGGCCGGGTGACGGTGGACGGCACCCACGCCGGGCTGTCCGCGACCGACGCTGCCTACCGAGAGGCGGTGCTGCGGTGAACGACGACCGGATGCTGCTGCCGGTGGCCTCCGCGGGCCGGACGTGGCGATGGCTGCACCGGGAACTCGGCCGGCGCCGTGCGGCGACGGCGTCCGCACTGGTCGTGGGTGTGATCGCCGCGGCCGCCGCGGTCGTGCCGGTGTACGTGTTCGGCGTCCTCGTCGACCGAGTCCGGGAAGGCGCGCCGACCTCGGCGATCGTCGCTGTGGTGGCGATCATCGCGGGCGCTGCGGTCGTGGCAGGAACAGCGACCGGAATCTCCCGGTACCTGATCACGCGGGTGGGGGAGAGCGCGCTGACCGGACTGCGGGAGAAGGTGGTGGCGCGGGCGCTGCGTTTGCCGGTCGGCACCGTCGAACGCGCCGGCACCGGCGATCTGCTCGCCCGCGTCGGGGACGATGTCGCGGTGATCGGCAAGGCCGTCTCCGACGTGGTCCCGAGCCTGATCTCCGCGCTGCTGCTGGTGGTGATCAGTATGGCGACGATGGCCGGAATCGACTGGCGTCTCGGCCTGGCGGGCATGGTGGCGCTGCCGCTGTACGGCGCGGCGCTGCGCTGGTATCTGCCGCGGTCGGCTCCGCTGTACGCCGCCGAACGGGTCGCGATGGGGCGACGGTCGCAGGCCCTGTTGGGCAGCATGCGCGGGGTGCGGACCGTGCGTGCATACGGGCTCGAGGATCCGCACCTCGCCGACATCGACCGGGCGTCCACCGAGGCCCGGGATCTGTCGGTCGGTGTGTTCGGTCTCTTCACCCGGTTCGCGGGCCGCGGCAACGGGGCCGAATTCGTCGGTCTCGCAACGATCCTCGCCGTCGGTTTCGTGCTCGTGCGGGCCGACGCGGTCACCGTCGGGCAGACCACGGCGGCCGCGCTGTTGTTCCACCGTTTGTTCAACCCGATCGGCACACTGCTGTTCACGTTCGACGACGTGCAGTCCGCCGGGGCGAGCCTGGCCCGGCTGGTGGGTGTACTCGAGGTCGCCGAACCCGACCGCCCCGCCGCGGCCGCCGTCCCGGAGGACACGTCCCTCGAACTGACCGGGGTCCGATACGCGTACGACGACGGCCCCGACGTGCTGCACGGTGTGACCGTGCGCGTCGCCCCGGGCGAGCGGGTGGCGCTCGTCGGGTCGACCGGGGCCGGGAAGTCGACGCTCGCCGCCCTCGCCGCCGGATCACTGACCCCGACGGCGGGCACCGTGCGGGTCGGTGGCGTGCCGGTCGGCGAACTCGGGGACGACCTGCGCCGCCACGTCGCGATCGTCAGTCAGGAGGTGCACGTGTTCGCCGGACCGCTCGCCGACGACCTGCGACTGGCGCGGCCGGACGCGACGGTCGGCGAGATCCGCGCGGCGTTGCGGACGGTGGGGGCACTGCCGTGGGTGACAGCACTCGACGACGGCGTCGACACCGTCGTCGGGGAGGGCGGGCATCCGCTCACCGCGGCACAGGCACAGCAGATCGCCTTGGCACGGTTGCTGATCGCCGACCCGGCCGTGACCGTCCTCGACGAGGCGACCGCCGAGGCCGGCAGCGCCGGCGCCCGGGATCTCGAACGGGCCGCCGACGCCGCGACCCGCGGCCGCACCACCGTCGTGGTCGCGCACCGGCTCACTCAGGCGGCGTCCGCCGACCGGGTCGTGGTTCTCGAACACGGCCGCATCGTCGAAGAGGGAACGCCCGCAGACCTGGTGGCGGCCGGCGGGCGGTACGCGCAGCTGTGGGCGGCGTGGGAAGGGTCAGACGAGCAGGCGCGCGCGTAGCGCGTCGACGGTCCGCCCGTCGACACCCAGTCCGTCGCGCACGTAGGCGTCGATGCCGCCGTACAGGTCGTCGACGCGCGCGAACGCGGCGTCCAGCCACGACTTCTC from Prescottella sp. R16 includes these protein-coding regions:
- a CDS encoding ABC transporter ATP-binding protein, yielding MLLPVASAGRTWRWLHRELGRRRAATASALVVGVIAAAAAVVPVYVFGVLVDRVREGAPTSAIVAVVAIIAGAAVVAGTATGISRYLITRVGESALTGLREKVVARALRLPVGTVERAGTGDLLARVGDDVAVIGKAVSDVVPSLISALLLVVISMATMAGIDWRLGLAGMVALPLYGAALRWYLPRSAPLYAAERVAMGRRSQALLGSMRGVRTVRAYGLEDPHLADIDRASTEARDLSVGVFGLFTRFAGRGNGAEFVGLATILAVGFVLVRADAVTVGQTTAAALLFHRLFNPIGTLLFTFDDVQSAGASLARLVGVLEVAEPDRPAAAAVPEDTSLELTGVRYAYDDGPDVLHGVTVRVAPGERVALVGSTGAGKSTLAALAAGSLTPTAGTVRVGGVPVGELGDDLRRHVAIVSQEVHVFAGPLADDLRLARPDATVGEIRAALRTVGALPWVTALDDGVDTVVGEGGHPLTAAQAQQIALARLLIADPAVTVLDEATAEAGSAGARDLERAADAATRGRTTVVVAHRLTQAASADRVVVLEHGRIVEEGTPADLVAAGGRYAQLWAAWEGSDEQARA
- a CDS encoding ABC transporter ATP-binding protein, whose amino-acid sequence is MSGRASGGAAVLRRTLTRNRGPLIAGTVLVSLHQLAETAVPITIGVVVDRAVETGDITALLVWLAVLAAVFAVLTSSWRIGARFVVAAIQQEAHRLRVQVAGRILDPRGVRTELRAGELLTVSTSDADREAWILDAVPRAVAGATALAASAVALLWIDVPLGLAVLIGTPVVLGALHRAAPLITRRAADRQAATARAAATAADLVAGLRPLRGIGAEATASRRYRDVSRDAFAATVRAAKSNAVFAGVSTTASALLAVAVAGLAGWFALGGRISVGELVTVVGLAQFLVEPLGMITRVPGQYADARASADRLAAVLDAPPQLPDAAAEPSGGIDVEVRSLAYRSLTGVTLTVAPGELVGVVADRPEDAEALVEALSGQVPPDRYDGDIRVGGVALADLGLAHTRRTVLVEPHHTDLFAGTLGSNVTAGAPGADPASVEYALAASAAGDVVDLHPAGLDHTVTDRGASLSGGQRQRVALARALAARPAVLVLHDPTTAVDAVTEHAIAAGVADARRAGARAQSTILVTSSPALLAVTDRVIVLRDGRVTVDGTHAGLSATDAAYREAVLR